Proteins from a single region of Stutzerimonas stutzeri:
- the mnmE gene encoding tRNA uridine-5-carboxymethylaminomethyl(34) synthesis GTPase MnmE has product MSPAGDTIAAVATAPGRGGVGIVRVSGPRAKAIAITLTGREPTPRHAHYGAFHADDGEVIDEGLLLFFPGPHSFTGEDVLELQGHGGPVVMDMLLQRCVELGVRLARPGEFSERAFLNDKLDLAQAEAIADLIEASSTQAARNAVRSLQGEFSRHVHQLTEKLIQLRIYVEAAIDFPEEEIDFLADGHVLAQLEDVRAKLSTVLREASQGALLREGMTVVIAGRPNAGKSSLLNALAGREAAIVTDIAGTTRDVLREHILIDGMPLHVVDTAGLRDTEDQVERIGVQRALSAIGEADRILLMVDASSPEAENPSALWPEFIDCSPAPDRITLIRNKADLSGEAISLKVAKDGQVTLSICARSGDGVDLLREHLKQCMGYEQTAEGSFSARRRHLDALRLAEQYLQHGHAQLTLAGAGELLAEDLRLAQQALGEITGAFSSDDLLGRIFSSFCIGK; this is encoded by the coding sequence ATGAGCCCAGCTGGCGACACCATTGCCGCCGTAGCCACCGCTCCCGGACGCGGAGGCGTGGGTATCGTTCGCGTTTCAGGCCCACGCGCCAAGGCGATTGCAATAACTCTGACTGGCCGCGAACCGACACCACGCCATGCACATTACGGCGCGTTTCATGCCGACGATGGTGAGGTGATTGACGAAGGTCTGCTGCTGTTCTTTCCCGGACCACATTCGTTTACTGGCGAAGACGTGCTTGAACTACAAGGGCATGGCGGCCCTGTGGTCATGGACATGCTGCTGCAGCGTTGCGTCGAGCTAGGCGTTCGTCTGGCACGTCCCGGCGAGTTCAGCGAACGGGCTTTCCTCAATGACAAGCTCGACCTGGCTCAAGCGGAAGCCATCGCCGACCTGATCGAAGCCAGTTCGACACAGGCAGCGCGCAATGCGGTGCGATCCCTACAAGGTGAATTTTCAAGACATGTGCATCAGCTGACCGAGAAACTGATTCAACTGCGCATTTACGTCGAGGCGGCGATCGACTTCCCTGAAGAGGAAATCGACTTCCTCGCCGACGGACATGTTCTTGCTCAGTTGGAAGATGTCCGCGCGAAGTTATCCACAGTGTTGCGCGAGGCCAGTCAAGGTGCGCTGCTGCGCGAAGGAATGACGGTGGTGATCGCCGGTCGCCCGAATGCGGGGAAGTCCAGTTTGCTCAACGCACTGGCGGGTCGTGAGGCGGCGATTGTCACGGATATCGCCGGGACAACGCGCGATGTGCTGCGCGAACACATTCTTATCGATGGCATGCCGTTGCATGTAGTTGATACCGCCGGTTTGCGCGATACCGAAGATCAAGTCGAGCGCATCGGCGTACAGCGAGCCCTTAGCGCAATTGGCGAAGCTGATCGAATCCTGCTCATGGTCGATGCCAGTTCGCCAGAAGCAGAGAATCCGTCGGCACTCTGGCCGGAGTTCATCGATTGCAGCCCGGCACCGGACAGGATCACGCTGATTCGCAACAAGGCGGATCTCAGTGGCGAAGCCATCTCGTTGAAGGTTGCTAAAGACGGCCAGGTTACGCTCAGTATTTGTGCGCGCTCGGGCGACGGTGTCGACTTGCTACGTGAACATCTCAAGCAATGCATGGGTTACGAGCAGACGGCCGAGGGCAGTTTTAGTGCACGTCGTCGTCATCTGGATGCGCTGCGCCTGGCTGAGCAGTACCTGCAGCATGGACACGCCCAGTTGACGCTAGCCGGTGCGGGTGAACTGCTCGCCGAGGATCTGCGCCTGGCACAGCAAGCGCTGGGCGAAATCACCGGCGCGTTCAGCTCAGACGACCTGCTTGGGCGTATTTTCTCGAGCTTTTGCATAGGCAAGTAA
- the yidC gene encoding membrane protein insertase YidC, which produces MDIKRSILLVALAVVAYLMVLQWNQDYGQAALPTETAQSQPGVPTLPDAPSTTSDGNVEDVPTVGGQQQQASALPATAPSSQLIRVRSDVLDLAIDPRGGDIVELRLPQYPRRQDHPDVPFQLFERSGERTYEAQSGLIGDGPDKASGRPQYSSEKTEYQLAEGQDQVVVDLNYSADGVNYIKRFTLERGNYALKVNYLIDNQSEQPWTGYLFGQLKRDKSGDPSSSTATGTATYLGAALWTKDEPYRKVSMGDMDDKNLRVTVEGGWIAWLQHYFVTAWVPQAGDTNQVQTRKDSQGNYIIGFTGPAVTVPAGGQGETGATLYAGPKSQDKLEELSPGLRLTVDYGILWFIAQPIFWLLGNIHALLGNWGWSIIVLTIVIKLAFFPLSAASYRSMARMRAVSPKMQALKEQFGDDRQKMSQAMMELYKKEKINPLGGCLPILVQMPVFLALYWVLLESVEMRQAPWMFWITDLSIKDPFFILPIIMGITMFIQQQLNPTPPDPMQARVMKLLPIIFTFFFLWFPAGLVLYWVVNNVLSIAQQWYITRKIEAAAKLA; this is translated from the coding sequence ATGGATATCAAACGCTCGATACTGCTCGTAGCATTAGCAGTCGTTGCCTACCTGATGGTTCTTCAATGGAATCAGGACTACGGTCAGGCTGCACTGCCGACCGAAACAGCGCAAAGCCAGCCTGGCGTTCCGACCCTACCGGATGCTCCTAGCACCACCAGCGACGGCAATGTCGAGGACGTGCCGACAGTAGGCGGTCAACAGCAGCAGGCCAGTGCATTGCCGGCCACGGCGCCGAGCAGTCAGCTGATACGCGTACGCAGTGACGTACTCGATCTGGCCATCGATCCTCGTGGCGGCGACATCGTTGAGCTGCGGCTGCCGCAGTATCCTCGTCGTCAGGACCACCCCGATGTTCCATTTCAGCTATTCGAACGTAGCGGCGAGCGCACCTACGAGGCGCAAAGCGGGCTGATCGGCGATGGGCCGGACAAGGCCAGCGGTCGACCTCAGTACAGTAGCGAGAAGACCGAGTATCAGCTGGCCGAAGGCCAGGACCAGGTCGTTGTCGATCTGAACTACAGCGCTGACGGCGTCAACTACATCAAGCGTTTCACCCTTGAGCGCGGTAACTACGCGTTGAAGGTGAATTACCTGATCGACAACCAGAGCGAGCAGCCCTGGACTGGTTATCTGTTCGGTCAACTAAAGCGTGACAAGAGTGGCGACCCTTCGTCGAGCACCGCTACCGGCACTGCGACCTACCTCGGTGCCGCGTTGTGGACCAAGGATGAGCCCTATCGCAAAGTCTCCATGGGTGACATGGATGACAAGAACCTGCGCGTAACCGTAGAGGGTGGCTGGATCGCCTGGTTGCAGCACTATTTCGTCACCGCTTGGGTTCCCCAAGCAGGCGACACCAACCAAGTGCAAACCCGCAAGGACAGCCAGGGCAACTACATCATCGGCTTCACCGGACCTGCAGTCACTGTGCCGGCTGGTGGCCAAGGCGAAACCGGCGCCACGCTCTATGCCGGTCCGAAAAGCCAGGACAAGCTGGAAGAACTGTCGCCAGGTCTGCGTCTGACGGTCGACTACGGCATTCTCTGGTTCATTGCCCAGCCGATCTTCTGGCTGCTGGGGAACATTCATGCGCTGCTCGGCAACTGGGGTTGGTCGATCATCGTTCTGACCATCGTCATCAAGCTGGCTTTCTTCCCACTTTCGGCAGCCAGCTACCGGTCCATGGCGCGCATGCGCGCCGTCTCGCCGAAGATGCAGGCGTTGAAGGAGCAGTTCGGTGACGATCGCCAGAAGATGTCCCAGGCGATGATGGAGCTGTACAAGAAAGAGAAGATCAATCCGTTGGGCGGCTGTCTGCCGATCCTGGTTCAGATGCCAGTGTTTCTGGCGCTGTACTGGGTGCTTCTGGAAAGCGTCGAGATGCGCCAGGCACCATGGATGTTCTGGATCACCGACCTGTCGATCAAAGATCCGTTCTTCATCCTGCCGATCATCATGGGCATAACCATGTTTATCCAGCAGCAGCTGAACCCGACCCCACCGGATCCCATGCAGGCGCGAGTGATGAAGCTCCTGCCGATCATCTTTACCTTCTTCTTCTTGTGGTTCCCGGCTGGTCTGGTGCTGTACTGGGTCGTCAACAACGTCCTGTCCATCGCTCAGCAGTGGTACATTACCCGCAAGATCGAGGCCGCGGCGAAACTAGCCTGA
- the yidD gene encoding membrane protein insertion efficiency factor YidD: MRKLAVASIKVYQYAISPMMASHCRFYPSCSCYALEAIETHGLFRGGWLSLRRLGRCHPWNPGGYDPVPSQKTSNSSPMAE; this comes from the coding sequence ATGCGTAAATTGGCCGTCGCTTCGATCAAGGTCTACCAGTACGCCATCAGCCCAATGATGGCCAGTCACTGTCGTTTCTATCCAAGCTGCTCTTGCTATGCACTCGAGGCCATCGAAACCCATGGCCTGTTCCGTGGCGGCTGGCTGAGTCTGCGCAGGCTGGGGCGCTGCCACCCGTGGAATCCCGGTGGCTATGATCCCGTGCCTTCCCAAAAAACTTCCAATTCATCTCCGATGGCCGAGTAA
- the rnpA gene encoding ribonuclease P protein component, translating to MSRGFGREKRLLTPSQFKAVFDSPSGKVPGRNVLLLARENDLQHPRLGLVIGKKSVKLSVERNRIKRQLRETFRHHQLELAGWDIVIIARKGLADLDNPELAKQFAKLWKRLSRSPSKTVVEPGAANSTHA from the coding sequence GGCCGGGAAAAGCGACTGCTGACTCCCAGCCAATTCAAGGCAGTCTTCGACTCCCCTTCCGGTAAGGTGCCTGGCAGGAACGTCCTGCTGCTGGCACGTGAAAACGATCTGCAACACCCCCGTCTCGGGTTGGTGATTGGTAAGAAAAGCGTCAAGCTTTCGGTCGAGCGCAACCGCATCAAGCGGCAGCTACGCGAGACTTTCCGTCATCACCAACTGGAACTGGCGGGCTGGGACATCGTGATCATCGCCCGTAAGGGATTGGCTGATCTGGACAACCCTGAACTGGCAAAGCAATTTGCCAAGCTCTGGAAACGACTGTCACGCAGCCCATCCAAGACCGTCGTCGAACCTGGAGCAGCCAACAGCACCCATGCGTAA